A portion of the Macaca nemestrina isolate mMacNem1 chromosome 19, mMacNem.hap1, whole genome shotgun sequence genome contains these proteins:
- the LOC105478907 gene encoding metallophosphoesterase 1 isoform X1, producing MAMIEVGFERQNFYPLKRKSALLLKLIAVVFAVLLFCEFLIYYLAIFQCNWPEVKTTAYDGEQASHEPVLKAMFLADTHLLGEFLGHWLDKLRREWQMERAFQTALWLLQPEVVFILGDVFDEGKWSTPEAWADDVERFQKMFRHPSHVQLKVVAGNHDIGFHYEMNTYKVERFEKVFSSERLFSWKGINFVMVNSVALNGDGCGICSEAEAELIEVSHRLNCSREQARGSRRCGPGPLLPVSAPVLLQHYPLYRRSDANCSGDDAAPPEERDIPFKENYDVLSREASQKLLWWLQPRLVLSGHTHSACEVHHGGRVPEFSVPSFSWRNRNNPSFIMGSITPTDYALSKCYLPREDVVLVIYCGAVGFLVVLTLSHLGLLASPFLSGLNLLRKRKTR from the exons ATGGCTATGATCGAAGTGGGATTTGAAAGACAGAATTTTTATCCGTTAAAGAGGAAGAGTGCATTGCTGTTGAAACTCATAGCTGTTGTCTTTGCTGTGCttctattttgtgaatttttaatcTATTACTTAGCGATCTTTCAGTGTAATTGGCCTGAAGTGAAAACCACAGCCTATGATGGTGAACAGGCCTCACATGAGCCTGTGCTCAAAGCCATGTTTTTGGCTGACACCCATTTGCTTGGGGAATTCTTAGGCCACTGGCTGGACAAATTACGAAG GGAATGGCAGATGGAGAGAGCCTTCCAGACAGCTCTGTGGTTGCTGCAGCCGGAAGTCGTCTTCATCCTGGGGGATGTCTTTGATGAAGGGAAGTGGAGCACCCCTGAG gCCTGGGCGGATGATGTGGAGCGGTTTCAGAAAATGTTCAGACACCCGAGTCATGTACAGCTGAAGGTAGTTGCTGGAAACCATGACATTGGCTTCCATTATGA GATGAACACATACAAAGTGGAACGCTTCGAGAAAGTGTTCAGCTCTGAAAGACTGTTTTCTTGGAAAGGCATTAA cttcgTGATGGTCAACAGCGTGGCGCTGAACGGGGATGGCTGTGGCATCTGCTCTGAAGCAGAGGCAGAGCTCATTGAAGTTTCTCACAGACTGAACTGCTCCCGAGAG CAGGCACGTGGCTCCCGCCGGTGTGGACCTGGGCCTCTGCTGCCCGTGTCTGCCCCCGTCCTCCTGCAG CATTATCCTCTGTATCGGAGAAGTGATGCTAACTGTTCTGGGGACGATGCGGCTCCTCCGGAGGAAAGGGACATCCCATTTAAGGAGAACTATGACGTGCTTTCACGGGAGGCATCACAAAAG CTGCTGTGGTGGCTCCAGCCGCGCCTGGTTCTCAGTGGCCACACGCACAGCGCCTGCGAGGTGCACCACGGGGGCCGAGTCCCTGAGTTCAGCGTCCCGTCTTTCAGTTGGAGGAACAGAAACAACCCCAGTTTCATCATG GGCAGCATCACGCCCACAGACTACGCCCTCTCCAAGTGCTACCTCCCACGTGAGGACGTGGTTTTGGTCATCTACTGTGGAGCGGTGGGCTTCCTTGTGGTCCTCACACTCTCTCACTTGGGGCTTTTAGCCTCaccttttctttctggtttgaaCTTGCTCAGAAAGCGTAAGACAAGATGA
- the LOC105478907 gene encoding metallophosphoesterase 1 isoform X3 has translation MAAGCRVGPVAAHHSVREWQMERAFQTALWLLQPEVVFILGDVFDEGKWSTPEAWADDVERFQKMFRHPSHVQLKVVAGNHDIGFHYEMNTYKVERFEKVFSSERLFSWKGINFVMVNSVALNGDGCGICSEAEAELIEVSHRLNCSREQARGSRRCGPGPLLPVSAPVLLQHYPLYRRSDANCSGDDAAPPEERDIPFKENYDVLSREASQKLLWWLQPRLVLSGHTHSACEVHHGGRVPEFSVPSFSWRNRNNPSFIMGSITPTDYALSKCYLPREDVVLVIYCGAVGFLVVLTLSHLGLLASPFLSGLNLLRKRKTR, from the exons ATGGCTGCAGGGTGCAGAGTGGGGCCCGTTGCTGCCCACCACAGTGTCAG GGAATGGCAGATGGAGAGAGCCTTCCAGACAGCTCTGTGGTTGCTGCAGCCGGAAGTCGTCTTCATCCTGGGGGATGTCTTTGATGAAGGGAAGTGGAGCACCCCTGAG gCCTGGGCGGATGATGTGGAGCGGTTTCAGAAAATGTTCAGACACCCGAGTCATGTACAGCTGAAGGTAGTTGCTGGAAACCATGACATTGGCTTCCATTATGA GATGAACACATACAAAGTGGAACGCTTCGAGAAAGTGTTCAGCTCTGAAAGACTGTTTTCTTGGAAAGGCATTAA cttcgTGATGGTCAACAGCGTGGCGCTGAACGGGGATGGCTGTGGCATCTGCTCTGAAGCAGAGGCAGAGCTCATTGAAGTTTCTCACAGACTGAACTGCTCCCGAGAG CAGGCACGTGGCTCCCGCCGGTGTGGACCTGGGCCTCTGCTGCCCGTGTCTGCCCCCGTCCTCCTGCAG CATTATCCTCTGTATCGGAGAAGTGATGCTAACTGTTCTGGGGACGATGCGGCTCCTCCGGAGGAAAGGGACATCCCATTTAAGGAGAACTATGACGTGCTTTCACGGGAGGCATCACAAAAG CTGCTGTGGTGGCTCCAGCCGCGCCTGGTTCTCAGTGGCCACACGCACAGCGCCTGCGAGGTGCACCACGGGGGCCGAGTCCCTGAGTTCAGCGTCCCGTCTTTCAGTTGGAGGAACAGAAACAACCCCAGTTTCATCATG GGCAGCATCACGCCCACAGACTACGCCCTCTCCAAGTGCTACCTCCCACGTGAGGACGTGGTTTTGGTCATCTACTGTGGAGCGGTGGGCTTCCTTGTGGTCCTCACACTCTCTCACTTGGGGCTTTTAGCCTCaccttttctttctggtttgaaCTTGCTCAGAAAGCGTAAGACAAGATGA
- the LOC105478907 gene encoding metallophosphoesterase 1 isoform X2, producing MAMIEVGFERQNFYPLKRKSALLLKLIAVVFAVLLFCEFLIYYLAIFQCNWPEVKTTAYDGEQASHEPVLKAMFLADTHLLGEFLGHWLDKLRREWQMERAFQTALWLLQPEVVFILGDVFDEGKWSTPEAWADDVERFQKMFRHPSHVQLKVVAGNHDIGFHYEMNTYKVERFEKVFSSERLFSWKGINFVMVNSVALNGDGCGICSEAEAELIEVSHRLNCSREARGSRRCGPGPLLPVSAPVLLQHYPLYRRSDANCSGDDAAPPEERDIPFKENYDVLSREASQKLLWWLQPRLVLSGHTHSACEVHHGGRVPEFSVPSFSWRNRNNPSFIMGSITPTDYALSKCYLPREDVVLVIYCGAVGFLVVLTLSHLGLLASPFLSGLNLLRKRKTR from the exons ATGGCTATGATCGAAGTGGGATTTGAAAGACAGAATTTTTATCCGTTAAAGAGGAAGAGTGCATTGCTGTTGAAACTCATAGCTGTTGTCTTTGCTGTGCttctattttgtgaatttttaatcTATTACTTAGCGATCTTTCAGTGTAATTGGCCTGAAGTGAAAACCACAGCCTATGATGGTGAACAGGCCTCACATGAGCCTGTGCTCAAAGCCATGTTTTTGGCTGACACCCATTTGCTTGGGGAATTCTTAGGCCACTGGCTGGACAAATTACGAAG GGAATGGCAGATGGAGAGAGCCTTCCAGACAGCTCTGTGGTTGCTGCAGCCGGAAGTCGTCTTCATCCTGGGGGATGTCTTTGATGAAGGGAAGTGGAGCACCCCTGAG gCCTGGGCGGATGATGTGGAGCGGTTTCAGAAAATGTTCAGACACCCGAGTCATGTACAGCTGAAGGTAGTTGCTGGAAACCATGACATTGGCTTCCATTATGA GATGAACACATACAAAGTGGAACGCTTCGAGAAAGTGTTCAGCTCTGAAAGACTGTTTTCTTGGAAAGGCATTAA cttcgTGATGGTCAACAGCGTGGCGCTGAACGGGGATGGCTGTGGCATCTGCTCTGAAGCAGAGGCAGAGCTCATTGAAGTTTCTCACAGACTGAACTGCTCCCGAGAG GCACGTGGCTCCCGCCGGTGTGGACCTGGGCCTCTGCTGCCCGTGTCTGCCCCCGTCCTCCTGCAG CATTATCCTCTGTATCGGAGAAGTGATGCTAACTGTTCTGGGGACGATGCGGCTCCTCCGGAGGAAAGGGACATCCCATTTAAGGAGAACTATGACGTGCTTTCACGGGAGGCATCACAAAAG CTGCTGTGGTGGCTCCAGCCGCGCCTGGTTCTCAGTGGCCACACGCACAGCGCCTGCGAGGTGCACCACGGGGGCCGAGTCCCTGAGTTCAGCGTCCCGTCTTTCAGTTGGAGGAACAGAAACAACCCCAGTTTCATCATG GGCAGCATCACGCCCACAGACTACGCCCTCTCCAAGTGCTACCTCCCACGTGAGGACGTGGTTTTGGTCATCTACTGTGGAGCGGTGGGCTTCCTTGTGGTCCTCACACTCTCTCACTTGGGGCTTTTAGCCTCaccttttctttctggtttgaaCTTGCTCAGAAAGCGTAAGACAAGATGA